The Bacillota bacterium genome has a window encoding:
- the carB gene encoding carbamoyl-phosphate synthase large subunit, translating into MRGKPARVLVIGSGPIVIGQAAEFDYAGSQACQALREEGVEVILCNPNPATIMTDSHMADRVYLEPLTVDTAAAILARERPDGILATLGGQVGLNLAVELHRAGLLARFGVGLLGTPLEAIEGAEDREKFRAAMGALGEPVPPSGTASSVPAALELAARIGYPVVVRPAFTLGGTGGGVVRGPRELGQVAARGLRFSPISQVLVERSLLGWKEIEYEVMRDGRDNCITVCSMENFDPMGVHTGDSIVVAPTQTLSDREYQLLRSAALRIIRHLGIRGGCNIQFALDPSSGDYFVIEVNPRVSRSSALASKATGYPIARVAAKLALGLGLDEIVNPVTGYTRACFEPALDYVVVKIPRWPFDKFPSADRQLATQMKSTGEVMAIGRTFPEALGKAVRALEGAGGCGDHARPDADDGLLESLGRADDARLFLLLEALRRGHPVSDLGERTGIDPWFLHGLAAVVSAAEGVRRMGAAGLRALDGQGWRRLKAAGLSDADLAGLAGVEGEEVRQWRCAAGARPAFKMVDTCAGEFEAATPYYYSTYTGPGGAVEDEAEPLPGLRVLVLGSGPIRIGQGIEFDYCTVHAVRALQEMGYRAVVVNSNPETVSTDYSMADRLYFEPLALEDVLAVCESERPEGVLVQFGGQTAINLAAPLARAGVPIPGTSPDAMALAEDRRRFDSLVGELGIPRPPGGTALSREEALAIAQRVGYPVLVRPSWVLGGRAMEIVYGEEDLARYIEHATALSPASPVLVDHYLLGREVEVDAVSDGAEVLVAGVMEHLERAGIHSGDSTAIYPPQSLSPEQVAVVVGYTTRLALALGVVGLLNVQYVVHEGRVWVLEANPRASRTVPFLTKATGVPLVRVATGTMLGRSLREQGYCGGLHPAPPGVAVKAPVFSWSKLLGVDTTLGPEMKSTGEVMAFGADLPSALVKAYRAAGVALPEGAGVLVSLADEDKESALDAVRRLYQLGCCLHATRGTADFLAARGIPASSWNKLSEGRPHVLDLLTGGGVHLVINTPSSGRRAERDGFAIRRAAAEAGIPCLTCPDTVQALVEAWASRPGPAEPVCLQDRGGRGR; encoded by the coding sequence GTGAGGGGAAAGCCGGCCAGGGTGCTGGTGATCGGGTCGGGACCCATCGTCATCGGGCAGGCGGCCGAGTTCGACTACGCGGGCAGCCAGGCCTGCCAGGCTCTGCGCGAGGAAGGGGTGGAGGTCATCCTCTGCAACCCCAACCCCGCCACCATAATGACCGACAGCCACATGGCCGACCGCGTGTACCTGGAGCCGCTCACCGTGGACACCGCCGCAGCCATCCTGGCGCGGGAGCGGCCGGACGGCATCCTGGCCACCCTGGGCGGGCAGGTGGGTCTCAACCTGGCGGTGGAACTGCACCGGGCAGGGTTGCTCGCCCGCTTCGGAGTGGGGTTGCTGGGGACGCCGCTGGAGGCCATCGAGGGGGCGGAAGACCGGGAGAAGTTCCGCGCGGCCATGGGGGCGCTGGGGGAACCGGTCCCCCCGAGCGGCACCGCCTCTTCCGTGCCGGCGGCGCTGGAGTTGGCCGCGCGCATCGGCTACCCCGTGGTGGTACGCCCTGCCTTCACCCTGGGAGGCACGGGCGGGGGCGTGGTCCGCGGGCCGCGGGAACTGGGGCAGGTGGCGGCGCGGGGCCTGCGCTTTTCACCCATCAGCCAGGTGCTGGTGGAGAGGAGCCTCCTGGGGTGGAAGGAAATCGAGTACGAGGTGATGCGGGACGGCCGCGACAACTGCATCACCGTGTGTAGCATGGAGAACTTCGATCCCATGGGGGTGCACACGGGCGACTCCATCGTGGTGGCCCCCACCCAGACCCTCTCCGACCGGGAGTACCAGCTACTGCGCTCCGCCGCCCTGCGCATCATCCGGCACCTGGGGATCAGGGGGGGCTGCAACATCCAGTTCGCCCTCGACCCCTCGAGCGGCGACTACTTCGTCATCGAGGTCAACCCGCGGGTGAGCCGGTCCTCGGCCCTGGCCTCGAAGGCCACCGGCTACCCCATCGCCCGGGTGGCGGCCAAGCTGGCCCTGGGGCTGGGCCTGGACGAGATCGTCAATCCCGTGACCGGCTATACGCGCGCCTGCTTCGAGCCCGCCCTGGACTACGTGGTGGTGAAGATACCGCGCTGGCCCTTCGACAAATTCCCGTCCGCCGACCGTCAACTGGCCACCCAGATGAAATCCACGGGCGAGGTGATGGCCATCGGGCGCACCTTCCCCGAGGCGCTGGGCAAGGCGGTGCGCGCCCTGGAAGGCGCAGGCGGGTGCGGTGACCACGCCCGGCCCGACGCCGACGATGGGCTGCTGGAGTCCCTGGGGCGGGCCGACGACGCCCGGCTGTTCTTGCTCCTGGAGGCGTTGCGGCGCGGCCACCCGGTGAGCGATCTCGGGGAGCGCACGGGCATCGATCCCTGGTTCCTGCACGGCCTGGCCGCGGTGGTCTCGGCTGCCGAGGGGGTCAGGCGGATGGGGGCGGCGGGCCTGCGGGCCCTGGACGGACAGGGGTGGAGGCGGTTGAAGGCGGCCGGCCTGTCCGACGCCGACCTGGCGGGCCTGGCGGGTGTGGAGGGGGAAGAGGTGCGCCAGTGGCGTTGCGCGGCCGGCGCCCGTCCCGCCTTCAAGATGGTGGACACTTGCGCCGGGGAGTTCGAGGCGGCCACGCCCTACTATTACTCCACCTACACGGGACCGGGCGGTGCGGTCGAGGACGAAGCCGAACCCCTTCCCGGCCTGCGGGTACTGGTGCTGGGGTCGGGACCCATCCGCATCGGGCAGGGTATCGAGTTCGACTACTGCACCGTTCACGCCGTGCGGGCCCTGCAGGAGATGGGCTACCGGGCCGTGGTGGTAAACAGCAACCCCGAGACCGTTTCCACCGATTACTCCATGGCCGACCGCCTGTATTTCGAGCCCCTCGCCCTGGAGGATGTGCTGGCCGTTTGCGAGAGTGAGCGCCCGGAAGGCGTGCTGGTCCAGTTCGGCGGGCAGACGGCTATCAACCTGGCGGCTCCCCTGGCGCGCGCGGGGGTGCCCATCCCCGGCACGTCCCCGGACGCCATGGCCCTGGCCGAGGACCGGCGGCGCTTCGACTCCCTGGTGGGGGAACTGGGTATCCCCCGGCCTCCCGGCGGAACCGCCCTTTCCCGGGAGGAGGCCCTGGCCATCGCCCAGCGGGTGGGGTACCCGGTCCTGGTGCGGCCCTCCTGGGTGCTGGGCGGGCGGGCCATGGAGATCGTGTACGGGGAGGAGGACCTGGCGCGCTACATAGAGCACGCCACTGCCCTTTCCCCGGCATCCCCCGTGCTGGTGGACCACTATCTGCTGGGGCGGGAGGTGGAGGTGGACGCCGTTTCCGACGGCGCGGAGGTACTGGTGGCCGGGGTGATGGAGCACCTGGAGCGGGCGGGCATCCATTCCGGTGATTCCACCGCCATCTATCCCCCCCAGTCCCTGTCACCGGAGCAGGTGGCGGTGGTGGTGGGTTACACCACCCGTCTGGCGCTGGCCCTGGGGGTGGTGGGGCTCCTCAACGTCCAGTACGTGGTCCACGAGGGCCGGGTGTGGGTGCTGGAGGCCAATCCCCGGGCCAGCCGTACCGTCCCCTTCCTCACCAAGGCGACCGGAGTGCCCCTGGTAAGGGTGGCCACCGGGACCATGCTGGGCCGGAGCCTGCGCGAGCAGGGATACTGTGGCGGCCTCCACCCGGCCCCCCCAGGGGTGGCGGTGAAGGCCCCGGTGTTTTCCTGGTCCAAGCTCCTGGGGGTGGACACCACCCTGGGGCCGGAGATGAAATCCACCGGCGAGGTGATGGCCTTTGGCGCCGACCTGCCCTCGGCCCTGGTGAAAGCATACCGCGCCGCCGGGGTGGCCCTGCCCGAAGGTGCCGGGGTACTGGTAAGCCTGGCCGATGAAGACAAGGAGTCCGCCCTGGACGCCGTGCGCCGCCTTTACCAGCTGGGGTGCTGTCTCCACGCCACCCGCGGCACTGCCGACTTCCTGGCCGCCCGGGGCATCCCGGCATCGTCGTGGAACAAGCTCAGCGAGGGCAGGCCCCACGTCCTGGATCTGCTAACCGGGGGAGGCGTCCACCTGGTCATCAACACCCCTTCGTCCGGCCGGCGGGCCGAACGCGACGGGTTTGCCATCCGCCGGGCCGCCGCCGAGGCGGGCATCCCCTGCCTGACCTGCCCGGATACGGTGCAGGCCCTGGTGGAAGCCTGGGCCTCCCGCCCCGGGCCGGCGGAGCCCGTCTGCCTCCAGGATCGCGGGGGGAGGGGGCGGTAG
- a CDS encoding carbamoyl phosphate synthase small subunit, giving the protein MTGTTIPEVHGGPAAVEATGGGRLTGALVLEDGTVYAGEVIGGRGTSGGEVVFNTGMTGYGEILTDPSYCGQIVTLTYPLVGNYGVSGGDLQSARPLVSGLVVHQACFSPSHREACWSLDDFLRSHGVVGLQGVDTRALVRHLRRHGTMRGVITSHAVLPSADGPAGAGPLTGGGAGGGTGGGPLTGGGAVDDAGPGLQLRELLERARAVSLRGVVYRATCSRPYHLSGRGPRVVVVDLGVKAGILQALARRGCSITVVPATSTAADIMGYGPRGVLFSNGPGDPEDAREAIAAAGDLLGRVPLFGICLGHQVMALATGARTFRLKYGHRGANHPVDDLSLGRVFITSQNHGYAVAEEGLPAGVTVTARNLNDGTVEGLEFAGRDAFSVQYHPEAGPGPRDTGYLFDRFLALATGGKWRGGEHAEERRAG; this is encoded by the coding sequence ATGACAGGCACGACGATCCCGGAGGTGCACGGTGGTCCTGCCGCAGTTGAGGCCACAGGCGGCGGCCGGTTGACGGGAGCGCTCGTCCTGGAGGATGGCACCGTGTACGCGGGGGAGGTTATCGGTGGCCGTGGCACCTCGGGCGGCGAAGTGGTGTTCAACACCGGCATGACCGGATACGGGGAGATCCTCACCGATCCCTCGTACTGCGGCCAGATCGTCACCCTCACCTACCCCCTGGTGGGCAACTACGGTGTGTCCGGTGGCGACCTGCAGTCCGCCCGCCCCCTGGTGAGCGGGCTGGTGGTGCACCAGGCCTGCTTCTCCCCCAGTCACCGCGAGGCGTGCTGGAGCCTGGATGATTTCCTGCGCTCCCACGGGGTGGTGGGGCTGCAGGGCGTCGACACCCGGGCGCTGGTACGTCATCTGCGCCGCCACGGTACCATGCGGGGCGTGATCACCTCCCACGCCGTTCTCCCCAGTGCGGATGGTCCCGCCGGGGCCGGTCCTCTGACGGGCGGTGGGGCGGGTGGTGGCACCGGGGGCGGTCCTCTGACGGGCGGTGGGGCTGTTGATGACGCCGGCCCCGGCTTGCAGTTGAGAGAACTGCTGGAGAGGGCGCGGGCCGTCTCCCTGCGGGGAGTCGTCTACCGCGCCACCTGCTCCCGGCCCTACCACCTCTCCGGCCGGGGGCCCCGGGTGGTGGTGGTCGACCTGGGGGTCAAGGCGGGAATCCTGCAGGCCCTGGCCAGGCGGGGCTGCAGCATCACGGTGGTACCGGCTACCTCCACGGCGGCGGACATTATGGGCTACGGGCCGCGAGGGGTGCTCTTCTCCAACGGCCCCGGTGACCCGGAGGATGCCCGGGAGGCCATCGCCGCCGCCGGGGACCTCCTGGGAAGAGTGCCGCTCTTCGGCATATGCCTGGGACACCAGGTCATGGCGCTGGCCACCGGGGCCCGTACCTTCCGCCTCAAGTACGGCCACCGGGGAGCCAACCACCCCGTGGACGATCTCTCCCTGGGGCGGGTGTTCATCACCTCCCAGAACCACGGCTATGCCGTGGCCGAGGAGGGACTGCCCGCGGGGGTGACGGTGACGGCGCGCAACCTCAACGACGGTACCGTGGAGGGCCTGGAATTCGCCGGCCGGGATGCCTTCAGCGTGCAGTACCATCCCGAGGCCGGACCCGGTCCCCGCGATACCGGCTATCTCTTCGACCGCTTCCTGGCCCTGGCAACGGGCGGCAAGTGGCGGGGCGGGGAGCACGCGGAGGAGCGCAGGGCCGGATAA
- a CDS encoding dihydroorotase, whose protein sequence is MKLRGEPEPLLIRGGRVIDPAQGIDAEMDVLLGDGVVRQLGHDLEADGARVFEARGLWVVPGLIDMHVHLREPGEEWKEDIASGTRAAAAGGFTTVVAMANTRPPVDDASMVNSILARAAEKAVVHVLPVGAVTRGLEGKELAEMGDMAEAGAVAFSDDGHPIADAEVMRCALEYGHTFAKPIIDHCQEPSLTRDAVMHLGYWSTVLGLRGMPAVAEEIMVARDIMLARLTGGKVHIAHASTRGTVDLLRVARTEGLPVTAEATPTHLCLTDRLVHDTAYDTSTKVNPPLRAAEDVEALRRALAEGVIEAIATDHAPHHRDDKEVEYNYAAFGISGLETALPLLLTELVHTGIIPAATLVERLTAGPARILGLEAGSLRVGGCADVTVIDPGLEKSVDPDRFYSKGKNTPLAGRKLRGWPVLTVVAGQVVMREGGVLA, encoded by the coding sequence ATGAAGCTGCGCGGTGAGCCCGAACCCCTGCTCATCCGGGGCGGGCGGGTGATCGACCCCGCCCAGGGGATCGACGCGGAGATGGACGTACTCCTGGGCGACGGGGTGGTCAGGCAACTGGGCCACGACCTGGAGGCCGACGGTGCGCGGGTGTTCGAGGCCCGCGGGCTCTGGGTGGTGCCCGGTCTCATCGACATGCATGTCCACCTCCGCGAGCCGGGCGAGGAGTGGAAGGAGGACATCGCCTCCGGCACGCGGGCGGCCGCGGCGGGGGGATTCACCACCGTGGTGGCCATGGCCAACACCCGCCCTCCGGTGGACGATGCCTCTATGGTGAATTCGATTCTGGCGCGGGCGGCGGAAAAAGCCGTGGTGCACGTGCTCCCGGTGGGGGCGGTCACCCGCGGCCTGGAGGGGAAGGAACTGGCGGAGATGGGCGACATGGCGGAGGCGGGCGCGGTGGCCTTCTCCGACGATGGTCACCCCATCGCGGACGCCGAGGTCATGCGCTGCGCCCTGGAGTACGGGCACACCTTCGCTAAGCCCATCATCGACCACTGCCAGGAGCCGTCGCTCACCCGGGACGCGGTCATGCACCTGGGCTACTGGTCCACCGTGCTGGGGCTGCGCGGGATGCCGGCGGTGGCGGAAGAGATCATGGTGGCCCGCGACATCATGCTCGCCCGCCTAACCGGGGGGAAGGTCCACATCGCCCACGCCAGTACCCGGGGCACGGTAGACCTCCTGCGCGTGGCCCGGACCGAGGGGCTGCCGGTAACCGCCGAGGCTACCCCCACCCACCTCTGCCTCACCGACCGGCTGGTGCACGACACCGCCTACGACACCAGCACCAAGGTCAACCCCCCCCTGCGCGCGGCCGAGGACGTAGAGGCCCTACGGCGGGCCCTGGCCGAGGGGGTCATAGAGGCCATCGCCACCGACCATGCCCCCCACCACCGGGACGACAAGGAGGTGGAGTACAACTACGCCGCCTTCGGCATCTCCGGCCTGGAGACGGCGCTGCCCCTCCTCCTCACCGAGCTGGTGCATACGGGGATCATCCCGGCGGCCACCCTGGTGGAGCGGCTGACGGCGGGTCCTGCCCGCATCCTGGGCCTGGAGGCGGGCAGCCTGCGGGTGGGCGGCTGCGCCGACGTCACCGTGATCGACCCCGGGCTGGAGAAGAGCGTGGACCCGGACCGGTTCTACTCGAAGGGTAAGAACACCCCCCTGGCGGGCAGGAAGCTGCGGGGCTGGCCCGTCCTCACCGTGGTGGCCGGCCAGGTGGTCATGCGCGAGGGTGGGGTGCTGGCCTGA